Part of the Oryzias melastigma strain HK-1 linkage group LG11, ASM292280v2, whole genome shotgun sequence genome, ATTCAGCTCAGAGCTCATCTGGAAGGTTCCATCATTGTTAGGGAGGATCTCTCCCTTCTCCACTCCCTCATGAATCTCCTCTCCATCTTTCCTCCAGAACAGATCAGCCTTTTCAGGATAAAATCCAGTAGCATGACAGCTGACTGGAGAGGAGGGAGTCTTCTGGAGGAGAGACACGGAAGGACGCTCTGCACAGAGAAGATGAagagttttatagtttttaatcaacataatttattttgcatttagcaTCTGGCTTTGCCATCTCTACCTGTTCTGTGATTAACAGTCCCCGCACAGTTATTGTACTCCTGCAACAGTTTTGGACACTTTATCATGTAATAGTCTTTAATGAGCTCTAATCTTGTTGTGTCTTCATCccataaatgtttaattgcAACAGCCTCAGCTTTAGAAGTAATCCATGTCATCGTCTGCTGGTCCAGAGAGATGAAGTCTTCCCCTTCATAACCCCACTTTTCAAAGGTTTTGATTTCACCACTTTTATCATCCCACTCACAGCCACTTATTCCCTGGAGAACGTGAGAACCTgaaccaaagaaaaacacaaaaaggttaATGTTGCAGTCAATTAAAAAGACCTGATCCTGAGTTATTGTGATGACGCTGACagctaaaaaagcaaacaatttGGTTTTCCTTTTACATGGAGTTGTGCCGATGCAGCTTCAGATACATGTAACACtgccttgtttttttaaagacattttttaaacaggaatctCAGAATCAGGTCTTTTTGGAGAAACTTTCACAGTCAGTCTTCAACATTACCTTCAGTTTGGTTCAGACTTCGCTTGAAAACCTCCATTTGGATCTTAAAATATTCCGGATGAGAAAGACATTCATTTGACACAATATCAGAGAGTCGTTGGTTGCTATCCAACACAATTCTCGCACAAGGCTGTGTAGTTTCAACTCTCCTGTTGATGCTGTCACAGTGAGCAACCTCCTCTTCATTTATCGTTGCTACGCTTGCAAACTCAGGAAAGTTTGTTGTTCCAGAAATGCCCGTAAATAAGAACTTTATGGAGTGTTTCgctgagaagaaaaaagagttttgagtatctgattatttatttattctgaaagtaTTAAGAAATGTAGTGGCTGATATGTTTCCAaaatcttgtaattttttttgttcatttggtTCAAATGAAGACAGTGAGTCCATCCCTCCCAAATAGTTACCATAAAAACCATGTAAAACCAAGGTCATAGAAcagccaaaattaaaatgtaaaaaatgtatgcatGGAAATTTATGCCTGTGTTTCAAACTGAGACatggaaaaatgcaaaagtCCTTTGAAACTTTGTTAGCAGCTATCTTTatctcaataaaaacacagcaagTTTTCTTTTGTGGACTTGTacttctacatttttgtttgaaagtgCAATTTTTTAGCTTGGGTCTTAAAGTAACaacaaattttaattattttttaagtctgtaTGAGAAATTTAAACCACGGATGGAGCAGCAGAAATCAACCTAACAAATGAAGATTCAACAAAAAATGCAGCTTGCATTCTTACCTGCAGAAACTGCGTGACAGATGAATACCAgagttaagatttttttcatcttggCCTGGTTAAATtaaacacagacacaaataAAGGTCAGATGATCATCAATGTACTTGAACCAAGAGCACAGTGGATGTCAGGATCTGGTGGAATAGGACACACATGGTAGTAAAAAGTCCAGGTAGAAACAGAAACATTGCAGACATTAATCATCTGGGAGAATCTTCAcaactgacattttttattcttttattaaagtccaccaccatctgtccttcaaCATTCCTATTCTAACATAAATTCCCCACCACTTCTTCATCACCTCAGTTTACTTCACCCAGATGTACAGTATCCTACTTATTAAAAGACCCATGCACTCTTACTTTGtacttgcaaatatttttttctcaagttttaaaaagtatatttgttGACTATCGGTATCGATATCAGTATCGGCTGCAAGAGGCTGGAAAATATCAGATATCGGTATCGGTTGTAAAAAGTGAATATTGTGCATCACTAATTAATTCCTTGTGTTACATTGAAGCAAATGTAATTATCatgccttttgtttttcttttttatcatcaaattAACTTCCTCTCTTCTTTCCTAAGTGGATTGGTCAAACAGTAACACAATGGTGGAACCACAGCAGGAATGCTCTTCAATAAATCTGACATCATCTTCATGcttgcttttaaaaaacaggGTTCTTGATAACAAGGTTGATTTTTACCACACAGATACTCACGTGTGTTTTAGGAATGCTCAGAGGCAAATACcgcagaaaaagacagaaatgtctTAATTCCGATCCGTTCAGGAGCTGTCAGCTGCTCAAAGAACCGCACCCTCAGGTTTGTATCCAAAAGTTCAGGTCTGTAATGGGTTCAGATCAGAGTCCAGGTCCTTTTGGGTTCAGATGTCCCTGTTGCTGGAAGCAGAAAAATAGATTTCCGTCTTctgcaaaatgttgttttctcttACTGCTTACTCACAGCAACATAACCTGTCAAACTAGTCTAatcagtttttctctttctcgAAACTGTTCTATCTCTTGATCAGACGTTTGTCCCCTTTAGAGCCAATAGGAGCTAAAGTAGTTCTGTATTATTGTCcagtaagacaaaaaaagtattgtgaAGACAAAGATTCTTCAAGttaaaaagctgaatttggtctgTAGTGTTCATCATAGAGATAATTGAACTGTGAGAGACTGAATGTAACAGAAGGTTTCAGGAAATCACACTGATGACGTTATGTGTTATTATACCGGTAGTAATCTTTGTTACTGTGGTCCCACTTCTCTTCTGATTATTGACCAGTTCCTCTGTGTAATTCTGAGACGTCTTCTCATCGTTCTCAAGATCCTTTATCACCCAACAGGTCAGATCACTGATAAAAATGTTACTGAAACATCAACTGtagtataaaaacattaatgctGTTTGTTctacaacaataataataaaaaaaaaacagtctcagTCCTCATCACTGAAATGCTGCTTTACTAAAAACTTCTCACCAGTATTTAGTTGTtataattgtctttattttctgttgacTTTCTGAGGGCTTGCATCTTTTTTATTAGCAGTGAATGAGGAAGTGTTTATTTAGTCTTCATTTCCCAGGTTGGTGTGTCTGAGGACAAAGGTTGTCTCAGTGTTACGGTTTGCATTCCATCCATTCTTACCCCAAGTCATTTTGGCACATGTAAGTGATGCAGTCATGCTAATGCTGGGGGGCAAAGTCTTagaacatctttataaaagtAAAGCCTGAAACTAACATCCAAAAACTTTCATGTCGTTCTCCCTGTTCTTCTCTGGTTGTTCTACAGTTACAAAAACCCAAACTTTggtataaaaacatgaattaatttGTCCCACAATTTTACATCCAGACAACCAGTTTTAATTCCTCATCACTGAGATGCAGTTTTTCATGTGATGTTCTTAACAGCACCCTGTTTTTAAACACtgactttcattttgatttcttagGACTCAAATCTTTTAGGACTCAATCACAAAGCTACTGTAATAGGTCATGTCCATATTTTTGttcctgatttatttttctaaatttgattttttttctcagaaatgtaataGTGGAGGGaaagaaatctgttttcttGGATCCGGATCTTGTATTACAGtcagaacaaatatttcatgaattattattgtttttaggtCCTACAAATCAAATGGAAtgtaattaatttagtttttaaataaaataaaaatgataatacaatataaaaaataacttttaatatcgAGCAAAATTTGTTTTGAgagtcataaaattataaaagataAAGAAGGAAGATATGTCCTAGTTACAGGAAGACTTGAGGGTGAAAATGTCACTCTGCTTAATGTTTATGCACCCCCTGgatcaaaatgggatttttttaaacagatttttgagaCAATTCTGGTGGAGACAGAAGGGACTGTGATTTTGGGAGGGGATCTTA contains:
- the LOC112161849 gene encoding zinc-alpha-2-glycoprotein-like isoform X1, coding for MKKILTLVFICHAVSAAKHSIKFLFTGISGTTNFPEFASVATINEEEVAHCDSINRRVETTQPCARIVLDSNQRLSDIVSNECLSHPEYFKIQMEVFKRSLNQTEGSHVLQGISGCEWDDKSGEIKTFEKWGYEGEDFISLDQQTMTWITSKAEAVAIKHLWDEDTTRLELIKDYYMIKCPKLLQEYNNCAGTVNHRTERPSVSLLQKTPSSPVSCHATGFYPEKADLFWRKDGEEIHEGVEKGEILPNNDGTFQMSSELNVSLVQHEDWRTYDCVFQLYGVKEDIITTLNKAKIRTNTVSPSEFPVGPVVGGVAAVVLLLVLTGVFYCCWRKRNDFHLVHGKSCSLGTKFVLFWIIRWATAQKVLQN
- the LOC112161849 gene encoding zinc-alpha-2-glycoprotein-like isoform X2, producing the protein MKKILTLVFICHAVSAAKHSIKFLFTGISGTTNFPEFASVATINEEEVAHCDSINRRVETTQPCARIVLDSNQRLSDIVSNECLSHPEYFKIQMEVFKRSLNQTEGSHVLQGISGCEWDDKSGEIKTFEKWGYEGEDFISLDQQTMTWITSKAEAVAIKHLWDEDTTRLELIKDYYMIKCPKLLQEYNNCAGTVNHRTERPSVSLLQKTPSSPVSCHATGFYPEKADLFWRKDGEEIHEGVEKGEILPNNDGTFQMSSELNVSLVQHEDWRTYDCVFQLYGVKEDIITTLNKAKIRTNTVSPSEFPVGPVVGGVAAVVLLLVLTGVFYCCWRKRNDFHLVHDDQGKEVDDSANE